The following coding sequences are from one Gossypium raimondii isolate GPD5lz chromosome 4, ASM2569854v1, whole genome shotgun sequence window:
- the LOC105780705 gene encoding kirola — translation MAQIKRMECQLEIKSSADKFFDAYKTKAQLMPKMANQVVRDVKLVEGSGWDSEGSVRQWYFVAAGKLETCKEMMEKVNDKDRTIVYKLVEGEIMKAFKSWNSILNVMPMGEGSLVKWTMEFEKQNDDVPDPVKYGEFLTTWAKNVDTYLLNV, via the exons ATGGCTCAAATTAAGAGGATGGAGTGCCAACTCGAGATCAAGTCCTCAGCTGATAAGTTCTTTGATGCCTACAAGACCAAAGCCCAGCTTATGCCAAAAATGGCCAATCAAGTCGTTAGAGATGTAAAACTTGTTGAGGGTAGTGGTTGGGATTCCGAGGGTTCGGTTAGACAATGGTATTTTGTTGCCGCAG GTAAGCTTGAGACTTGTAAGGAAATGATGGAAAAGGTGAATGATAAagacaggactattgtttacaAATTGGTGGAAGGTGAAATCATGAAAGCTTTCAAAAGCTGGAACTCCATCCTCAACGTGATGCCGATGGGGGAGGGAAGTTTGGTGAAATGGACTATGGAATTTGAAAAGCAAAATGATGATGTCCCTGATCCTGTCAAGTACGGCGAGTTTTTAACTACCTGGGCTAAGAATGTCGATACTTACCTTCTTAAtgtctaa